A stretch of Candidatus Nanogingivalaceae bacterium DNA encodes these proteins:
- the mraY gene encoding phospho-N-acetylmuramoyl-pentapeptide-transferase, which yields MLNITNHLIVSALFSLAGFILAMGLTPLYTFFAYKYEFWKKQKTASVTGEALTVVNKLHAKKIARHIPTMAGVIGVIAVVVLTVLLNLKREQTWLPLAGLAGGAAIGLIDDILNVWGSNRKDAGLRAPVKFAMIIALSGFLAWFFAFKLHFTTVMIPFIGNFEIGYWMVPLFIFAIVATSNAVNISDGLDGLAGGLLSAAFGAFGIIALVQNQHNLAAFCFTVLGALLAYLWFNVYPARFFMGDVGSFAWGTSLGVVAMLTNSLLLLPVIGLIFVIEAGSSAIQIFSKKVFKRKVFISAPIHHHLEATGWEETKITMRFWIIGMVTAFVGIILALAEHKIL from the coding sequence ATGTTAAACATCACAAATCACTTAATAGTTTCGGCATTGTTTAGCCTCGCTGGATTTATTCTTGCGATGGGGTTAACACCGTTATATACATTTTTTGCATACAAATATGAGTTTTGGAAGAAGCAAAAAACAGCTTCCGTTACGGGTGAAGCTCTAACTGTGGTGAATAAGCTTCACGCTAAAAAGATCGCAAGACATATTCCAACAATGGCTGGAGTTATTGGCGTTATTGCGGTTGTCGTACTTACAGTTCTATTGAATTTGAAGCGCGAACAGACTTGGTTGCCATTGGCTGGTCTTGCTGGTGGTGCGGCTATTGGTTTGATTGATGATATTCTGAATGTATGGGGTTCAAATCGTAAAGATGCCGGGCTTCGTGCTCCTGTGAAATTTGCGATGATTATTGCACTTTCTGGTTTTTTGGCATGGTTTTTCGCATTTAAGCTTCATTTTACAACTGTCATGATTCCATTCATTGGTAACTTTGAAATTGGTTACTGGATGGTTCCGTTGTTTATTTTTGCCATCGTAGCGACAAGTAATGCGGTAAATATTTCTGATGGTCTTGATGGTCTAGCTGGCGGATTGTTAAGCGCAGCCTTTGGTGCTTTTGGAATCATCGCTCTCGTGCAAAATCAACATAATCTAGCAGCCTTCTGCTTCACTGTCCTTGGGGCGCTTCTTGCGTATCTATGGTTTAATGTATATCCAGCTCGTTTCTTTATGGGTGATGTTGGTTCTTTCGCTTGGGGGACGTCTCTTGGCGTCGTAGCAATGCTAACTAACTCACTTCTTCTTTTGCCTGTAATTGGATTAATTTTTGTGATTGAAGCTGGCTCGAGTGCTATTCAGATTTTTTCGAAAAAAGTTTTTAAGCGGAAAGTGTTTATTTCAGCACCAATACATCACCATCTTGAAGCAACAGGCTGGGAAGAGACTAAAATTACAATGCGATTTTGGATTATTGGAATGGTTACAGCATTCGTTGGCATAATTTTGGCGCTGGCAGAGCATAAAATCCTGTAA
- a CDS encoding AAA family ATPase, producing the protein MKQALALEIMLSGENVFLTGAAGSGKTFTLNQFIKLAKNSGKKVSVTATTGLAASHLGGNTIHAWSGIGIYDYLSKKFFEKIPKNRAEIIKNTDILVIDEISMLHDFRLDMVEEICRTIRQNDKPFGGIQVILCGDFFQLPPINRSGSRTGGFAIHSEAWRLADFTVCYLEENYRQKDSELTEILNALRADDLRRKHAESLLNRVDAEPEFENEDFSKNLTELHTTNIDVDKINEQKLAELEGKEFHFAQTTTGAKNYVETLQKSVLAPELLRLKKGALVMAVKNAQNRQYVNGSIGEVIDFETLTDYPIVQFQNGKVVTMVPDTWEMRDGERKRASIMQIPLRLAYAITVHKSQGMTLDAARIDLRKAFAEGMGYVALSRVRSLDRLYLIGINRMALVVSEEAQRIDTRLKNESQRAEKRFAHLLETAKKREAGEIIEKAPAKTTWAQKLEKMREEFPNAYRPWKLSDDARLQEAIFKNGKIDEALILKLSKELGRHKGSIEARIKKLFGEDSLQ; encoded by the coding sequence ATGAAACAAGCGCTAGCTTTAGAAATTATGCTTTCGGGCGAGAACGTCTTTTTAACTGGGGCGGCGGGAAGTGGAAAAACCTTCACGCTTAACCAGTTTATTAAGCTTGCAAAAAATTCTGGAAAAAAAGTTAGTGTCACAGCCACCACTGGTTTGGCGGCAAGTCATCTTGGTGGAAACACAATTCACGCTTGGAGCGGAATTGGAATTTATGATTATCTTTCTAAGAAGTTTTTCGAAAAAATTCCTAAAAATCGTGCGGAAATTATTAAAAATACTGATATTCTAGTGATTGATGAAATTTCAATGTTGCATGATTTTCGGCTTGATATGGTTGAAGAAATTTGTCGCACAATTCGCCAAAATGACAAACCTTTTGGTGGAATTCAAGTAATTTTGTGTGGCGATTTTTTTCAGCTACCGCCAATTAATCGAAGTGGTAGCCGAACTGGTGGTTTTGCGATTCATTCTGAAGCTTGGCGTCTAGCGGATTTTACGGTTTGTTATCTTGAGGAGAATTATCGCCAGAAAGATAGCGAGTTGACTGAAATTTTAAACGCACTTCGGGCGGATGATTTGCGCCGAAAGCACGCTGAAAGCTTGCTTAATCGTGTTGATGCTGAGCCAGAATTCGAAAATGAAGATTTTTCGAAAAACCTAACCGAACTTCACACTACGAATATTGATGTCGATAAAATCAACGAGCAAAAACTTGCCGAACTTGAGGGCAAAGAGTTTCATTTTGCTCAAACCACAACGGGCGCAAAAAATTATGTTGAAACTTTGCAAAAATCAGTTCTTGCGCCAGAGCTTTTGCGGCTTAAAAAGGGTGCTTTAGTTATGGCCGTAAAAAATGCACAAAATCGTCAATATGTAAATGGCTCAATTGGCGAGGTGATTGATTTCGAAACTTTAACAGATTATCCGATTGTGCAATTTCAAAATGGAAAAGTCGTTACAATGGTTCCAGATACCTGGGAGATGCGCGATGGTGAAAGAAAACGAGCAAGTATTATGCAAATTCCACTACGGCTGGCATATGCAATTACCGTTCATAAAAGTCAAGGAATGACCCTTGATGCTGCACGAATTGATCTTCGAAAAGCTTTTGCTGAAGGAATGGGCTATGTGGCTCTTTCACGAGTTCGATCGTTAGATAGGTTGTATTTAATTGGGATAAATCGAATGGCATTAGTTGTTAGTGAAGAAGCGCAAAGAATTGATACGCGACTAAAAAATGAAAGTCAAAGGGCGGAGAAACGTTTTGCCCATCTGTTAGAAACTGCCAAAAAGCGCGAGGCGGGTGAGATTATTGAAAAGGCTCCAGCAAAAACAACCTGGGCGCAAAAACTAGAAAAAATGCGAGAAGAATTTCCAAATGCGTATCGACCATGGAAGCTTTCCGATGATGCACGTCTTCAAGAAGCGATTTTCAAAAACGGCAAAATAGATGAAGCGTTAATATTAAAATTAAGCAAAGAACTTGGCCGACATAAAGGCTCGATTGAGGCGCGTATTAAAAAGCTTTTTGGCGAAGATTCTTTGCAGTAA
- the rsmH gene encoding 16S rRNA (cytosine(1402)-N(4))-methyltransferase RsmH gives MNYTEKSVHIPVLLQASLAQIQPKKGESYLDFTAGYGGHAGEFLNITKNFEDSVLVDRDENAIRTLQRFKNEGVELLHMDFLSAARELVKEGRKFDIILADLGVSSPQLDIAERGFSFRKDGPLDMRMNPAQEKTAADIVNFANKSELMQILIEFGEEKRGFAERIVSKIIEVRKRQRIETTTQLADLILSVHKGGWQKTHPATRTFQAIRIAVNNELQQVEEVLGLLPKLLNHGGRVGIITFHSLEDKLVKNYFKEDSKKGLESKFQIITKKPLDGAKEDANNPRARSAKLRVSIRK, from the coding sequence ATGAATTACACAGAAAAATCAGTTCACATACCAGTTCTATTGCAGGCTAGCTTAGCACAAATCCAGCCAAAAAAAGGGGAAAGTTATCTCGATTTTACGGCAGGATATGGCGGACACGCTGGCGAGTTTTTAAATATTACTAAAAATTTTGAAGACTCAGTTTTGGTAGATAGGGATGAAAATGCAATTCGCACGCTTCAACGGTTTAAAAATGAAGGCGTAGAGCTTTTGCATATGGATTTTCTTTCTGCGGCAAGGGAATTAGTGAAAGAAGGTCGAAAATTCGATATAATTTTGGCGGATTTGGGTGTTTCTTCACCTCAGTTAGATATTGCCGAAAGGGGATTTTCTTTTCGAAAAGATGGACCACTTGACATGCGAATGAATCCTGCCCAAGAAAAAACGGCAGCGGATATTGTTAATTTCGCAAATAAGAGTGAGTTAATGCAAATTTTAATTGAATTTGGCGAAGAGAAACGCGGGTTTGCTGAAAGAATTGTTTCGAAAATAATAGAAGTTCGAAAAAGGCAGAGAATTGAGACCACAACACAATTAGCTGATTTAATTTTAAGCGTGCATAAAGGCGGATGGCAAAAAACACATCCCGCAACGCGCACTTTTCAGGCGATTCGAATCGCAGTAAATAACGAACTTCAACAGGTTGAAGAAGTTTTAGGATTGCTTCCAAAACTTTTAAATCATGGCGGAAGAGTTGGAATTATTACTTTTCATAGCCTCGAGGATAAGCTCGTGAAGAATTATTTTAAAGAAGATTCGAAAAAAGGTTTGGAATCGAAATTTCAAATTATTACTAAAAAACCGCTTGATGGCGCGAAAGAAGACGCTAACAATCCGCGAGCTCGTAGTGCAAAATTGCGAGTAAGCATTAGAAAATAA
- a CDS encoding bL27 family ribosomal protein → MSHVKSGGSSKNIHNNAGQRLGVKRFGGQKVNEGEVLVRQTGATKLAGEGTYMSRNFTIHAKQDGVVKFKQIQKRKFTGKTERRTVVEVVAA, encoded by the coding sequence ATGTCACACGTTAAATCGGGTGGTTCAAGTAAGAACATCCACAATAACGCCGGTCAACGCCTTGGTGTTAAACGATTTGGTGGCCAAAAAGTTAACGAGGGTGAAGTTCTCGTTCGACAAACTGGTGCAACTAAATTGGCTGGTGAAGGAACTTACATGAGCCGAAATTTCACGATTCATGCCAAACAAGACGGTGTTGTGAAATTTAAACAAATCCAAAAACGCAAATTTACTGGCAAGACTGAACGACGTACAGTTGTAGAAGTTGTAGCTGCGTAA
- a CDS encoding DUF4868 domain-containing protein: MEDEIRTEYSENTENKQYETEEKNHKVESSSEKDESTDIFQWANLTDGIKGELDVEFFLFNKNFAPFTTSFAGELNSQIKPLFLYDMINFVNMGAGTGLSVRNYETDGGASKDVLLKTELKKVQHADALLNVIETQYSDIPEFNENEHDFKRIKGILARFTNSKGEKFYVAKQIMQGQVLRGATAWEFRNGKFGAFEPEFGLKIQPDNQVLIVNNDIFIFNQSKFEKLFNYDYKKQVLADQKVLEIERKYKLSFPDGLDLQTLVRDHKKAATKLQKMDEIGEISQEKVVEYADEMQLELMTDDNGAIIIMDGNDLDMFVNLINEDYIMSEITGRRYEIKSKKLLDEPEGEPPRMIGSE, translated from the coding sequence ATGGAAGATGAAATTAGAACTGAATATTCAGAAAATACCGAAAACAAACAATACGAAACAGAAGAAAAAAACCACAAGGTTGAATCTTCTTCAGAAAAAGATGAATCAACTGATATTTTTCAATGGGCGAATTTAACAGATGGTATTAAAGGCGAGCTTGATGTCGAGTTTTTCCTTTTCAATAAAAATTTCGCTCCTTTCACTACAAGCTTTGCGGGTGAATTAAACTCACAAATTAAGCCACTATTTTTGTATGACATGATTAATTTCGTAAATATGGGGGCGGGCACTGGCTTGAGTGTGCGTAATTACGAAACTGATGGTGGTGCAAGTAAAGATGTGCTTTTAAAAACTGAGTTGAAAAAAGTTCAACATGCGGATGCGCTTTTGAATGTGATTGAAACGCAATATTCTGACATTCCTGAATTTAATGAAAACGAGCACGACTTTAAACGGATTAAAGGAATTTTGGCGCGCTTCACAAATTCAAAAGGTGAAAAGTTCTATGTTGCCAAACAAATTATGCAAGGGCAAGTTTTGCGCGGTGCAACAGCTTGGGAATTTCGAAACGGTAAATTTGGCGCTTTCGAACCTGAATTTGGTTTAAAAATCCAGCCAGATAACCAAGTTTTAATTGTGAATAACGACATCTTTATTTTTAACCAAAGTAAATTCGAAAAACTCTTCAATTATGATTATAAGAAACAAGTTTTGGCTGATCAAAAAGTGCTTGAAATCGAACGAAAATATAAACTGAGTTTTCCAGACGGTTTAGATTTGCAAACCTTAGTTCGTGATCATAAAAAAGCCGCAACAAAACTACAAAAAATGGATGAAATTGGTGAAATTTCACAAGAAAAAGTGGTTGAATATGCTGATGAAATGCAGCTTGAACTTATGACAGATGACAATGGCGCGATTATTATTATGGACGGCAATGATTTGGATATGTTCGTAAATCTGATTAACGAAGATTATATCATGAGTGAAATTACTGGTCGTCGATACGAAATTAAAAGCAAAAAATTACTTGATGAACCAGAGGGTGAACCACCACGAATGATTGGGAGCGAATAG
- a CDS encoding FtsW/RodA/SpoVE family cell cycle protein, with amino-acid sequence METRRRQPVRDSARRNPGRLAVSDSPRRNNLSSQKRTIQKNSFFDGDLKNDSFMAVIQDFLKGQFGSLLERIWFLVRSSIIIFIINPCVRIRESVKADNKKRLNLEGFEKIRKHRANYILFLFIGLLLLIGLVVMFSLSPQRANSLNIAKGTNYDDYYFFWRHLTYIVIGLLFFFGMKAIPLNWIFSRSSQIFVFSLILCVVLAGLAMFNLPPVICENGACRWFGFSGFSFQQAEFLKIGAILLLSTFLGAQASKGKINSYKETILPAGVIIIAVLLVVAGFQKDLGTATTIIIAIAFQFVVAGMKSDKLVPVGLVILAGVVLLIVFEPHRISRILTFSKGDCSNILTESGKDQYHICNAKLAIGSGGILGLGIGNSVQSAGYLPETINDSIFAVMGEMFGFVGLFGILAIYFGLIYQLLKVISRMENPASRLFVAGVTGWITSQTVINVAAMVGLFPLKGITIPLISYGGTSLVVILGVLGIVFNISNYTSFKQVEDFKEESYENTSNRRRVGRSRGARSSSF; translated from the coding sequence ATGGAAACTCGAAGAAGACAACCTGTGCGCGATAGTGCTAGGCGTAATCCTGGACGTCTGGCAGTTTCGGATTCGCCGCGCCGAAACAACCTAAGTAGTCAAAAAAGAACTATTCAGAAAAATAGTTTCTTTGATGGTGATTTGAAGAATGATAGCTTTATGGCTGTTATTCAGGATTTTTTAAAGGGTCAGTTTGGTAGCTTGCTGGAAAGAATTTGGTTTTTAGTAAGGTCGTCAATTATAATTTTCATTATAAACCCTTGTGTTCGAATTCGTGAAAGTGTTAAGGCTGATAATAAAAAACGCTTAAACCTTGAAGGTTTCGAGAAGATTCGAAAACACCGAGCAAACTATATATTATTCCTATTTATTGGTTTGTTGCTTTTGATTGGACTCGTCGTGATGTTTTCATTGAGCCCGCAAAGAGCGAACTCTCTCAATATTGCCAAGGGCACAAATTATGATGACTACTACTTTTTCTGGCGACATCTTACGTATATTGTTATCGGGCTTTTATTCTTTTTTGGAATGAAAGCAATCCCGTTAAACTGGATTTTTTCGAGATCTTCGCAGATTTTTGTATTTTCTTTAATTTTGTGCGTTGTTCTTGCGGGATTAGCAATGTTCAACTTACCACCAGTAATTTGTGAAAATGGTGCTTGTCGTTGGTTTGGTTTTTCTGGGTTTAGCTTCCAGCAGGCTGAATTTTTGAAAATCGGTGCAATATTGTTACTTTCAACATTTCTTGGTGCACAGGCTTCTAAGGGTAAAATCAATAGTTATAAGGAAACTATTTTGCCTGCAGGTGTTATTATCATTGCAGTGTTGTTGGTTGTAGCTGGTTTTCAAAAGGATCTTGGGACAGCGACTACGATTATTATTGCGATAGCTTTTCAGTTTGTTGTTGCTGGCATGAAGTCAGATAAGCTTGTTCCCGTGGGTTTGGTGATTCTAGCTGGAGTTGTTTTATTGATTGTTTTTGAACCACACCGAATTTCGCGTATTTTAACATTTTCGAAAGGCGATTGCAGTAATATCTTAACGGAAAGTGGAAAAGATCAATATCATATCTGTAATGCTAAGCTTGCAATTGGTTCAGGTGGAATTTTAGGCTTAGGAATTGGAAATTCAGTTCAGTCTGCAGGATATTTACCTGAAACCATTAATGACTCAATTTTTGCGGTGATGGGTGAGATGTTTGGTTTTGTAGGGCTGTTTGGAATATTAGCAATTTATTTTGGGCTAATATATCAACTTCTTAAAGTTATTTCAAGAATGGAAAACCCTGCAAGTAGACTTTTTGTCGCTGGGGTTACTGGGTGGATAACTTCACAAACAGTAATTAATGTGGCGGCGATGGTTGGACTTTTCCCACTAAAAGGAATCACAATTCCATTAATTTCTTACGGAGGAACAAGTCTGGTTGTGATCTTGGGCGTTCTCGGAATCGTTTTCAATATTTCAAATTACACATCGTTTAAGCAAGTTGAAGATTTTAAGGAGGAAAGCTATGAAAATACTAGCAATCGGCGGCGGGTCGGGCGGTCACGTGGTGCCCGTAGTAGCAGTTTTTAA
- a CDS encoding penicillin-binding protein 2 encodes MILGFKSKSRTGYLAVSILSIFAIIVMRLFFLQVIEGADYRARADKGQRKQFEIKSQRGLIYAMDGKKLTKMVLNETVYTLWIDPQEIANAKKVKKSEIISEFRKVAGGNLKNDFEKLFEKTDTRYQVVGTKLSLKQANAIREKKFHGIGFTAEARRVYPEGNLGAQILGFVNDNGGNYGIEQAMNKELTGTDGYKKITTDAFNQTIEVGSENIEKPAVNGKNIALSIDRNIQAKVEKVLKAQMEAKKMKHGAVLVMDPKTGKMMAMANYPTYDPAAYAKVENGSVYNNNTTTMAYENGSVIKSFTMATGINEGVANANTRYYNTDSIKIEDITINNAALGHTGSITLQTAMNYSLNTGMVTIGKLLGGGSLNDTARNKIYDYFHNRFGFGRETGIEVLESKGSLVSPKDAEGNAVRYSNMIFGQGMATTMLQTATAFSSLVNGGTLYKPSIVAGTVDEDGNLSKKSPEISREGVISKETSQQMKQILEGVRKVGGAKDPAGYQIGGKTGTSQTIVGGRYVDYQTIGSYVGFGGGDQAEYVIMVAVWGENQNLQGSKDAAPIFTEISNWLLNYLEVKPTN; translated from the coding sequence ATGATTTTAGGTTTTAAAAGTAAAAGTCGAACTGGTTATCTAGCGGTCTCAATTTTGAGTATTTTTGCGATAATCGTTATGCGACTTTTTTTCTTGCAAGTTATTGAGGGCGCAGATTATCGTGCGCGCGCAGACAAGGGTCAGAGGAAGCAATTTGAAATTAAATCTCAAAGAGGTTTAATTTATGCTATGGATGGCAAAAAGCTTACAAAAATGGTTTTGAATGAGACTGTCTACACTCTCTGGATCGATCCGCAAGAAATTGCTAATGCAAAAAAAGTAAAGAAAAGTGAAATTATTTCAGAATTTAGAAAAGTTGCTGGCGGAAATCTAAAAAATGATTTCGAGAAACTTTTCGAAAAAACAGATACAAGATATCAAGTTGTTGGAACGAAACTTTCATTAAAACAGGCTAATGCAATTCGTGAAAAAAAGTTCCACGGAATTGGGTTTACAGCTGAAGCGAGAAGGGTTTATCCGGAAGGTAATTTAGGTGCGCAGATTCTAGGTTTTGTGAATGATAACGGTGGAAACTATGGTATCGAACAGGCAATGAATAAAGAATTAACCGGAACTGATGGCTACAAAAAAATTACGACAGATGCGTTCAACCAAACGATTGAAGTCGGAAGCGAAAATATCGAAAAACCAGCTGTGAATGGAAAAAATATTGCGCTTTCAATAGATCGAAATATTCAAGCAAAAGTTGAAAAGGTGCTAAAAGCACAAATGGAAGCCAAAAAAATGAAGCACGGTGCAGTTTTGGTTATGGATCCAAAAACTGGCAAAATGATGGCAATGGCAAATTATCCAACATATGATCCAGCGGCTTATGCTAAGGTTGAAAACGGCTCAGTTTACAATAACAATACAACAACAATGGCTTATGAAAATGGTTCGGTAATTAAATCATTTACGATGGCAACAGGTATTAATGAAGGTGTTGCGAATGCAAATACTCGTTATTACAATACTGACTCGATAAAGATTGAAGATATTACAATTAATAATGCTGCGCTTGGTCATACGGGTTCAATTACACTTCAAACAGCAATGAACTATTCGTTGAATACCGGAATGGTGACTATTGGAAAATTGCTTGGTGGTGGATCGCTGAACGATACTGCTCGAAATAAAATTTATGATTATTTCCACAATAGGTTTGGGTTTGGTCGCGAAACAGGAATCGAGGTTCTCGAAAGCAAGGGCTCGTTAGTTTCACCAAAAGACGCAGAAGGAAATGCGGTTCGATATTCAAATATGATTTTCGGTCAGGGTATGGCTACAACAATGCTACAAACCGCAACAGCTTTTTCATCACTTGTTAATGGTGGAACATTATACAAACCAAGCATAGTAGCTGGAACTGTTGATGAAGATGGTAATCTTTCGAAAAAATCGCCAGAGATTAGTCGTGAGGGCGTTATTTCTAAAGAAACTAGTCAGCAAATGAAACAAATTCTTGAAGGCGTTCGAAAAGTTGGTGGCGCAAAAGATCCAGCTGGTTACCAAATTGGTGGAAAAACCGGAACTAGCCAAACAATTGTTGGCGGAAGATATGTCGATTATCAAACAATTGGTAGTTATGTTGGATTTGGTGGCGGAGATCAGGCGGAATATGTTATAATGGTAGCTGTTTGGGGTGAAAATCAAAACTTACAGGGTTCTAAAGATGCCGCACCAATTTTTACGGAAATTTCAAACTGGCTATTGAATTATTTAGAAGTTAAACCAACGAATTAG
- a CDS encoding S41 family peptidase, which produces MDRGKKVERSTLIIVSTFMLVLGFAGGSRIDDIKNLIAPVFGMKRVEKLDLSAVEKTYNQLASNFDGKLDQQKLTEGASKGLVEAAGDKYTEYMTAKEAEEFNKSLSGDVGAGIGVELAKDGQSVKVVRVLAKNSAQSAGILPGDIILKVNDEDVSKKSTAEVSSKIRGDAGTTVKISLLRGQDIKEFSVTRAKIENPSVELSKNGDVAILSIYRFDSETGALAKKYAEEIKNEGFSKVILDLRGNGGGYVQAAKTVASLWLEKNALIVSEKTGSKTIEEIRATGNNPLKGMKTVILLDGTSASASEIVAGALKENKAATIVGEKSYGKGSVQTTVDMPGGALLKVTIAKWYTPNGENISNNGISPDVEVKAPENQSYLLNDIQKNKALDLLK; this is translated from the coding sequence ATGGATAGAGGTAAAAAAGTTGAACGCTCAACGCTTATCATTGTTTCGACGTTTATGTTGGTTTTGGGATTTGCTGGTGGTTCACGAATAGATGACATTAAAAATTTAATTGCACCGGTTTTCGGAATGAAGAGAGTTGAGAAACTTGATCTTTCGGCGGTTGAAAAAACATATAATCAATTAGCTTCAAACTTTGATGGTAAATTAGATCAACAAAAGTTGACAGAGGGTGCTTCAAAAGGTTTAGTTGAAGCCGCTGGAGATAAATATACAGAATATATGACCGCAAAAGAAGCTGAAGAATTTAATAAAAGCTTAAGTGGTGATGTTGGCGCTGGGATTGGAGTTGAGCTCGCAAAGGATGGTCAGTCTGTTAAGGTAGTACGCGTTTTAGCAAAAAACTCCGCTCAAAGTGCTGGGATTTTACCAGGAGATATAATTTTAAAAGTTAATGATGAGGATGTGTCCAAAAAGAGTACGGCAGAAGTTAGCTCAAAAATTCGAGGCGATGCTGGTACCACTGTTAAAATTAGCTTACTAAGAGGTCAGGATATAAAAGAATTCTCGGTAACTCGAGCAAAAATCGAAAATCCAAGTGTAGAGCTTTCGAAAAATGGGGACGTTGCAATTCTTTCAATCTATCGCTTCGATAGTGAGACAGGTGCCTTAGCTAAAAAATACGCCGAAGAAATTAAGAATGAAGGATTTTCGAAGGTTATTCTAGACTTGCGTGGAAATGGTGGTGGCTACGTTCAAGCTGCAAAAACTGTTGCAAGTTTATGGCTTGAAAAAAATGCGTTAATTGTTAGCGAAAAAACAGGTTCAAAAACTATCGAAGAAATTCGAGCAACAGGCAATAATCCGTTAAAGGGTATGAAAACCGTTATTCTTCTTGATGGAACATCTGCAAGTGCTAGCGAAATTGTGGCAGGAGCGCTAAAAGAGAATAAAGCAGCAACGATTGTTGGCGAAAAATCTTACGGAAAGGGAAGCGTTCAGACTACGGTTGATATGCCCGGAGGAGCTTTACTGAAGGTTACTATTGCAAAATGGTACACACCAAATGGAGAAAATATTTCAAATAATGGAATTTCACCAGATGTTGAGGTTAAGGCTCCAGAAAATCAAAGTTATTTGTTAAATGATATCCAGAAAAATAAAGCACTAGATTTGTTAAAATAA
- a CDS encoding response regulator: MQIKKKILLVEDDEVLASIYRARLEMEDFEVIEVHDGEQALTAALKYRPDLILLDAMMPKISGFDVLDILRNTPETMNLQIIMLTALSQESDRKRAEELGVDDYLVKSQVVISDVIEKIREHLGLDESY; this comes from the coding sequence ATGCAAATTAAGAAGAAAATTTTACTAGTTGAAGATGATGAAGTGTTGGCAAGTATTTATCGTGCTCGACTTGAGATGGAAGATTTTGAAGTCATTGAGGTTCATGATGGCGAGCAGGCTCTAACGGCTGCCCTTAAATATCGTCCAGATTTAATTTTGCTCGATGCGATGATGCCAAAAATATCTGGTTTTGATGTTTTGGATATTTTACGAAATACGCCAGAAACAATGAATCTTCAAATTATTATGCTTACAGCCCTAAGTCAAGAGAGTGACAGAAAACGTGCTGAAGAGCTGGGTGTTGATGATTATCTTGTGAAATCTCAAGTTGTTATTTCTGATGTAATCGAAAAAATTCGTGAGCATCTAGGTCTTGATGAAAGCTATTAG